From the genome of Triticum aestivum cultivar Chinese Spring chromosome 3B, IWGSC CS RefSeq v2.1, whole genome shotgun sequence, one region includes:
- the LOC123064824 gene encoding BTB/POZ and MATH domain-containing protein 1-like has product MASTPEKTASTHRASIFRGTHKFHIVGYGVPKANKPIRSGDFLVGGHTWALVCGFGDNGDDHLASITLELVSLRKGDAVAMASLRMDDPRGRWPAAVWRSDDRNVFSKTGKSWELTVPDLFCGHEAHYVEDDCLTIFCTVDVVEEKPATSTENTNRFVVAVPSSPTISQDLGKLMLMDASGGMPPDVTFVVEQTEIKAHKPVLAIRSSVFAAEFRWHGSTSRAGSCPIRIDDMGVSTFRAMLRFIYTDELPIKPSKNVARRPSKARRCEAMARDLLVAADRYDLDRLRLMCEKILSENLNVSTVMATLLLVRGRQSCQQLENSCIEYIASNPDVYAAVRATDDFEQLHETCSSLIVEIVDRVAIAMHSLDRNPFHSVNIKGQPLPSERSSSTFDSSEEVPGWHDFKIPDFNAVQRSHGVGQGINSGSFKVGGHDWMLHVYPSGKSDNVGGQYISIFLSLISHLPRGTGVKASRCFKIQDPSGMWPLTVKSGPVTLFARNAMSSGCSKCIRIQDAKSKYMANDGSLTIRCEVNVVKEPYTSRTSTTGSRVMVTVPPSKVSTQLEQLLTSENGSDVSFLVEESKIRAHRLVIAARSPALYEAVMANKEDDHATAMVRVDDMKVAVFKAVLHFIYTNGLLPGDDTRLLAGEMLSAACRFGLRRMKAMCENLLCDSLSKENLLATAKLARRHHCKELEHYCLESVLTPDVAKELVKTFIGLED; this is encoded by the coding sequence TCGACGCATAGAGCGTCGATTTTCAGAGGCACACACAAGTTTCACATCGTCGGCTACGGAGTGCCGAAGGCCAACAAACCTATTAGGTCCGGCGATTTCCTTGTCGGCGGCCACACCTGGGCCCTCGTCTGCGGCTTCGGTGACAACGGAGATGATCACCTCGCGTCCATCACCCTCGAGCTTGTCAGCCTCCGCAAGGGCGATGCCGTCGCCATGGCCAGCCTCCGCATGGACGACCCGCGCGGCCGGTGGCCGGCTGCCGTGTGGCGGAGCGACGATCGCAACGTCTTCTCCAAGACCGGCAAGAGCTGGGAGCTGACGGTCCCAGATTTGTTCTGTGGCCATGAGGCGCACTACGTGGAGGACGACTGCCTCACCATCTTCTGCACCGTCGACGTGGTCGAGGAGAAACCCGCTACCAGCACGGAGAACACGAACCGCTTCGTCGTCGCGGTGCCATCATCGCCGACCATCTCCCAGGATCTCGGAAAACTTATGCTAATGGACGCATCCGGCGGCATGCCGCCGGACGTGACGTTCGTGGTGGAGCAGACGGAGATCAAGGCGCACAAGCCCGTGCTCGCCATACGGTCGTCCGTCTTTGCCGCGGAGTTCAGGTGGCACGGTTCCACTTCCAGAGCGGGGTCGTGCCCCATCAGGATCGATGACATGGGCGTCTCCACCTTCAGGGCCATGCTCCGCTTCATCTACACCGACGAGCTGCCCATCAAACCAAGCAAAAACGTGGCACGGCGCCCCTCCAAGGCGAGGCGCTGTGAAGCCATGGCACGCGACCTGCTGGTGGCAGCCGACCGGTACGACCTGGACAGGCTGCGGCTCATGTGTGAGAAGATCCTCTCCGAGAACCTCAATGTATCGACCGTCATGGCGACGCTGCTGCTGGTGCGTGGCCGGCAGAGCTGCCAGCAGCTCGAGAATTCCTGCATCGAATACATTGCGTCGAATCCAGACGTATACGCTGCCGTGAGGGCCACTGACGACTTTGAGCAGCTCCATGAAACCTGCAGCTCTTTGATAGTCGAGATCGTAGACAGAGTTGCCATTGCCATGCACAGTCTTGACCGCAACCCCTTCCACTCCGTCAACATTAAGGGCCAACCACTTCCATCAGAGAGGAGCTCGTCGACGTTCGACTCGTCAGAGGAGGTGCCCGGCTGGCACGATTTCAAGATCCCCGACTTTAACGCCGTGCAGAGGAGCCATGGCGTTGGCCAGGGGATCAATTCCGGCAGTTTCAAGGTCGGCGGCCATGACTGGATGTTACACGTGTACCCATCGGGCAAATCCGATAACGTTGGTGGGCAGTACATCTCCATCTTCCTCTCACTCATATCTCATCTTCCTAGAGGAACCGGTGTCAAGGCGTCCAGGTGCTTCAAGATCCAAGACCCGAGCGGGATGTGGCCGCTCACCGTGAAGAGCGGCCCTGTTACCCTCTTTGCAAGGAACGCTATGTCAAGCGGTTGTAGCAAGTGTATCCGCATACAAGATGCAAAATCAAAGTACATGGCGAATGATGGCTCCTTAACCATACGCTGTGAAGTCAACGTCGTTAAGGAACCCTACACTAGTAGGACTAGCACTACTGGCAGCAGAGTCATGGTCACCGTGCCGCCCTCCAAAGTCTCCACGCAACTTGAGCAGCTACTGACCAGCGAGAATGGCTCGGACGTCAGCTTCCTAGTTGAGGAGAGCAAGATCCGTGCCCACAGGCTCGTAATCGCCGCGCGTTCGCCAGCCTTATACGAGGCAGTGATGGCCAACAAGGAGGATGACCATGCCACCGCTATGGTACGGGTCGATGATATGAAGGTTGCTGTGTTCAAGGCCGTGCTCCATTTTATCTACACTAACGGGCTCCTTCCTGGAGATGACACTAGGTTGCTCGCCGGGGAGATGCTCTCGGCGGCGTGCCGGTTTGGGCTAAGGCGAATGAAGGCCATGTGTGAGAACTTGTTGTGCGACTCGTTGTCAAAAGAGAACCTGTTGGCCACTGCGAAGTTGGCGCGCCGTCACCATTGCAAGGAGCTTGAACATTACTGCCTCGAGTCTGTCTTGACCCCGGACGTGGCCAAGGAACTGGTGAAAACTTTCATCGGCTTGGAGGACTAG